A window of the Haloarcula litorea genome harbors these coding sequences:
- a CDS encoding glutaredoxin family protein, with translation MSDVSVTVYTREDCHLCSEAVDTIERVADEEGVAVDLSLVDVDADPELREAYGERVPYVLLDGSPAFKYRVDERRLRRKLTD, from the coding sequence ATGAGCGACGTCTCGGTCACCGTCTACACGCGCGAGGACTGCCACCTCTGTTCGGAGGCCGTCGACACCATCGAGCGGGTCGCCGACGAGGAGGGGGTCGCCGTCGACCTCTCGCTGGTCGACGTGGACGCCGACCCGGAACTGCGGGAGGCGTACGGCGAGCGGGTCCCGTACGTCCTGCTGGACGGGTCGCCGGCGTTCAAGTACCGCGTCGACGAGCGCCGGCTCCGGCGGAAGCTCACGGACTGA
- a CDS encoding hemolysin family protein: MQTVEIVVRLLAGVGLILANGFFVAIEFALTRARQFTEDEFVDGSAALERAWEMTNNLEIYLTTCQVGITASSIAVGIVAEPALAAIFEPLFANTTLASVGAGAVIAFLIINLVHLTHGEQTPTYLGVERSRMVCRYGAAPLYWFNYLISPLITLGDAVAKWTLRLFGIEMTGAWLETEEDVIESRADLRNKLGSVLEQGDLPEERREEVLSALQVGERSVREIMLPREEIVALSTADDEATNARRVAETPHTRYPLIGESFDEFLGIVYVPALVREHGDTGFEGNLLEDVDLQAVAAPPMTVSPDTDVSDLIDQFQVERQELALVVEDGDVIGLVTVTDALEEVVGDIQDPEDLQAGVE; encoded by the coding sequence ATGCAAACCGTCGAAATCGTCGTCAGGCTGCTGGCTGGGGTCGGGCTCATCCTCGCCAACGGCTTCTTCGTCGCCATCGAGTTCGCGCTGACGCGGGCCCGTCAGTTCACCGAAGACGAGTTCGTCGACGGGAGCGCCGCCCTCGAACGCGCCTGGGAGATGACCAACAACCTCGAGATCTACCTCACCACCTGCCAGGTCGGGATCACCGCCTCCTCGATCGCGGTCGGGATCGTCGCCGAGCCGGCGCTGGCGGCCATCTTCGAGCCGCTCTTTGCCAACACGACGCTGGCGTCGGTGGGTGCAGGTGCCGTCATCGCCTTCCTCATCATCAACCTCGTCCACCTCACCCACGGGGAGCAGACGCCGACCTACCTCGGCGTCGAGCGCTCCCGGATGGTCTGCCGGTACGGTGCAGCGCCGCTGTACTGGTTCAACTACCTCATCTCGCCGCTCATCACGCTGGGCGACGCCGTCGCCAAGTGGACGCTGCGGCTGTTCGGCATCGAGATGACCGGCGCGTGGCTGGAGACCGAGGAAGACGTCATCGAGTCCCGCGCAGACCTCCGGAACAAGCTCGGCTCCGTGCTCGAACAGGGGGACCTCCCCGAGGAGCGCCGCGAGGAGGTGCTGTCGGCGCTGCAGGTCGGCGAGCGGTCGGTCCGCGAGATCATGCTCCCGCGGGAGGAGATCGTCGCGCTGTCGACGGCCGACGACGAGGCGACCAACGCCCGGCGGGTCGCCGAGACGCCCCACACCCGCTACCCGCTGATCGGCGAGAGCTTCGACGAGTTCCTGGGCATCGTCTACGTCCCCGCGCTGGTCCGGGAACACGGCGACACCGGGTTCGAGGGGAACCTCCTCGAGGACGTCGACCTCCAAGCCGTCGCGGCCCCGCCGATGACCGTCTCGCCCGACACCGACGTCAGCGACCTCATCGACCAGTTCCAGGTCGAGCGCCAGGAGCTCGCGCTGGTCGTCGAGGACGGCGACGTGATCGGGCTGGTCACGGTCACTGACGCTCTCGAAGAGGTCGTCGGGGACATTCAGGACCCCGAGGACCTGCAGGCCGGCGTGGAGTGA
- a CDS encoding MBL fold metallo-hydrolase, with translation MEVQFLGGADEIGRSAVLVDDRLLLDYGMASESPPQYPVGDVDPDAVVVSHGHLDHAGAVPALLSGRDRPAIHWTPPTRDLARTLAEDTLKLHGSTPRCPFTDTDVRRLGEVSETHGYGEPFEAAGYEVTLYDAGHIPGSAHVLVDDGETRLLYTGDFHTGRQRLVAPSTARPAADAVICESTYSDVTHEPRDAVERRFAESLRETVWRGGTVVVPAFAIGRTQEAMLVCAAHDIDCYVDGMGQRVTEQLKRHPEFLRDADALRGAASSARFVDGRDGQRERIAEQNTVIITTSGMLSGGPAMTYVPAIRGDPTNTVALTGYQVEGTPGRQLLETGTAELDGRVMPVSAQVELHEFSAHADREGLLGFLDSYRDSQILVNHGDRCGEFAAELRADGLDAGAPALGETLTV, from the coding sequence ATGGAGGTCCAGTTCCTCGGCGGAGCCGACGAGATCGGCCGCAGCGCCGTCCTCGTCGACGACCGCCTGCTGCTCGACTACGGGATGGCCAGCGAGTCCCCGCCCCAGTACCCCGTCGGCGACGTCGACCCCGACGCGGTCGTCGTCTCCCACGGCCACCTCGACCACGCGGGCGCGGTGCCGGCGCTGCTGTCGGGGCGGGACCGTCCCGCGATCCACTGGACGCCGCCGACGCGGGACCTCGCGCGAACGCTCGCCGAGGACACGCTGAAGCTCCACGGCTCGACCCCGCGCTGTCCGTTCACCGACACCGACGTCCGCCGGCTGGGCGAGGTGTCCGAGACCCACGGCTACGGCGAGCCGTTCGAAGCGGCCGGCTACGAGGTCACGCTGTACGACGCCGGCCACATCCCCGGGAGCGCACACGTCCTCGTCGACGACGGGGAGACCCGACTGCTGTACACCGGCGACTTCCACACCGGTCGCCAGCGGCTCGTCGCCCCCTCGACGGCCCGGCCCGCGGCCGACGCCGTGATCTGCGAGTCGACGTACTCGGACGTGACACACGAGCCCCGCGACGCCGTCGAGCGCCGCTTCGCCGAGAGCTTGCGGGAGACGGTCTGGCGGGGCGGGACCGTCGTCGTCCCCGCCTTCGCCATCGGCCGCACGCAGGAGGCGATGCTCGTCTGTGCGGCCCACGACATCGACTGCTACGTCGACGGGATGGGCCAGCGCGTCACCGAGCAACTGAAACGCCACCCCGAGTTCCTGCGGGACGCCGACGCGCTCCGTGGTGCGGCGTCCAGCGCCCGGTTCGTCGACGGCCGCGACGGCCAGCGCGAGCGCATCGCCGAGCAGAACACCGTGATCATCACCACGTCGGGGATGCTCTCGGGCGGCCCGGCGATGACCTACGTCCCCGCCATCCGGGGCGACCCGACGAACACGGTCGCGCTGACCGGCTACCAGGTCGAGGGGACGCCCGGCCGCCAGCTGCTGGAGACCGGCACCGCCGAACTCGACGGCCGCGTGATGCCGGTCAGCGCGCAGGTGGAGCTCCACGAGTTCTCCGCCCACGCCGACCGCGAGGGGCTGCTGGGGTTTCTCGACAGCTACCGGGACAGCCAGATCCTGGTGAACCACGGCGACCGGTGCGGGGAGTTCGCCGCCGAACTGCGGGCCGACGGGCTCGACGCCGGCGCGCCCGCGCTGGGCGAGACGCTGACGGTCTGA
- a CDS encoding oxidoreductase, with protein MSGWTAADLPSLAGETVVVTGANSGVGFEGSKALADAGATVVMACRSVDRGQRAASEIRASVADADLDVRECDLADLDSVAAFAEGVRDDYDGVDVLCNNAGVMAVPRSETAEGFETQFGVNHLGHFALTGRLLPALRASDGEARVVTQSSGVHEQGEVDFDDLQSERSYGKWDAYAQSKLANLLFAFELQRRCDDHGLGVVSVGCHPGYADTDLQFRGPRESGSTVRLAAMKVANAVLAQSATQGALPMLYAATADGLGGEYVGPGGLLNMRGAPEIQQPSAAARDEAVAERLWTVSEEVTGVSYAFADGAEPAATEG; from the coding sequence ATGTCAGGCTGGACCGCGGCCGATCTGCCGTCGCTCGCCGGCGAGACCGTCGTCGTGACCGGAGCCAACAGCGGCGTCGGCTTCGAGGGGTCGAAGGCGCTGGCCGACGCGGGCGCGACGGTGGTGATGGCCTGCCGGAGCGTCGACCGCGGGCAGCGGGCGGCCTCGGAGATCCGGGCGTCGGTCGCCGACGCCGACCTCGACGTCCGCGAGTGCGATCTCGCCGACCTCGACAGCGTCGCGGCCTTCGCCGAGGGAGTGAGAGACGACTACGACGGCGTCGACGTCCTCTGTAACAACGCCGGCGTGATGGCGGTCCCCCGGAGCGAGACCGCCGAGGGGTTCGAGACGCAGTTCGGCGTGAACCACCTCGGCCACTTCGCGCTGACCGGGCGACTGCTGCCGGCCCTGCGGGCCAGTGACGGCGAGGCCCGCGTGGTCACGCAGTCCTCGGGCGTCCACGAGCAGGGCGAGGTGGACTTCGACGACCTCCAGTCCGAGCGGTCCTACGGCAAGTGGGACGCCTACGCCCAGAGCAAGCTCGCGAACCTCCTGTTCGCCTTCGAGCTCCAACGGCGGTGCGACGACCACGGGCTCGGCGTCGTCAGCGTCGGCTGTCACCCCGGCTACGCCGACACGGACCTCCAGTTCCGCGGCCCCCGCGAGTCGGGGTCGACCGTGCGGCTCGCGGCGATGAAGGTCGCCAACGCCGTCCTCGCCCAGTCCGCCACGCAGGGGGCGCTGCCGATGCTGTACGCGGCGACGGCCGACGGCCTCGGCGGGGAGTACGTCGGCCCCGGCGGCCTCCTGAACATGCGTGGGGCTCCCGAGATCCAGCAGCCCAGCGCCGCCGCCCGCGACGAGGCCGTCGCCGAACGGCTCTGGACCGTCTCCGAGGAGGTGACGGGCGTCAGTTACGCCTTCGCCGACGGGGCGGAGCCGGCGGCGACCGAGGGGTGA
- a CDS encoding sulfurtransferase has product MTDYANDVLVSADWVSEHLEEFQSDDPEHRLVEVDVDTELYDESHIPGAIGFNWETDLQDQTTRDILSKEDFEDLLGSHGISEDSTVVLYGDNSNWFAAYTYWQFKYYGHDDVKLLDGGREYWVENDYELTDEVPEFDAVDYEASGPRESIRAYREDVENAIERELPLVDVRSPEEFSGEILAPPGLQETAQRGGHVPGAKNISWAAVTNDDGTFKSREELEELYAEEGIDGDSTVVAYCRIGERSSVAWFALHELLGYDDAINYDGSWTEWGNLVGAPIEKGEADD; this is encoded by the coding sequence ATGACTGATTACGCCAACGACGTGCTCGTCTCGGCCGACTGGGTCAGCGAGCACTTAGAGGAGTTCCAGAGCGACGACCCCGAGCACCGACTCGTAGAGGTCGACGTCGACACGGAGCTGTACGACGAGAGCCACATCCCCGGTGCCATCGGGTTCAACTGGGAGACGGACCTCCAGGACCAGACCACCCGCGACATCCTCTCGAAGGAGGACTTCGAGGACCTGCTGGGGTCCCACGGCATCAGCGAGGACTCGACGGTCGTCCTCTACGGCGACAACTCCAACTGGTTCGCCGCCTACACCTACTGGCAGTTCAAGTACTACGGCCACGACGACGTGAAGCTGCTCGACGGCGGCCGCGAGTACTGGGTCGAGAACGACTACGAGCTCACCGACGAGGTCCCCGAGTTCGACGCCGTCGACTACGAGGCCTCCGGGCCCCGGGAGTCCATCCGCGCCTACCGCGAGGACGTCGAGAACGCCATCGAGCGCGAGCTGCCGCTCGTCGACGTCCGCTCGCCCGAGGAGTTCTCCGGCGAGATCCTCGCGCCCCCCGGACTCCAGGAGACCGCCCAGCGCGGCGGCCACGTCCCCGGCGCGAAGAACATCTCGTGGGCAGCGGTCACCAACGACGACGGCACCTTCAAGAGCCGCGAGGAGCTCGAGGAACTGTACGCCGAGGAGGGCATCGACGGCGACTCCACGGTCGTCGCCTACTGCCGCATCGGCGAGCGGTCCTCCGTCGCCTGGTTCGCCCTGCACGAACTGCTGGGCTACGACGACGCCATCAACTACGACGGCTCCTGGACCGAGTGGGGCAACCTGGTCGGCGCGCCTATCGAGAAGGGCGAAGCGGACGACTGA
- a CDS encoding cupin domain-containing protein has product MERAHLDFDRYFEVVMETDEAQVAEMTVEPGRTVGGPENYHADSDQWLFVVAGRGVVTVDGDDQRVAAGDLLRIDAGERHAVENDGGEPLATLNVYTPPR; this is encoded by the coding sequence ATGGAACGCGCGCACCTCGACTTCGACCGCTACTTCGAGGTCGTGATGGAGACCGACGAGGCACAGGTCGCCGAGATGACCGTCGAACCGGGCCGGACCGTCGGCGGTCCGGAGAACTACCACGCCGACAGCGACCAGTGGCTGTTCGTCGTCGCCGGGCGCGGCGTCGTCACCGTCGACGGCGACGACCAGCGGGTCGCGGCCGGCGATCTGTTGCGCATCGACGCAGGGGAACGCCACGCGGTCGAGAACGACGGGGGCGAGCCGCTGGCGACGCTGAACGTCTACACGCCGCCGCGGTGA
- a CDS encoding AI-2E family transporter, with product MVTIERRYVLAFVLVALGVLTAALLSSVLATVFFAITVAYVLYPLSEWVADRGLSKRLAAAVTTVIAFVAGSLVLLPLVAVLYLRRRDLFEFFRALPETLIVAIGEMSYTVDIAAALAGARAVLTAVAVELASETPIIALKIVLFTILVYALLWRPTAPGQAVYRTVPAAYHDVVERFHERLRGTLFAIYVLQAATAFGTFLVAWVVFGALGYRGAFALAVVAGVLQFIPVVGPSVVVLAIAVADLVGGDPIGAALVTVFGFVLVGFLPDAVIRPRLARYTTGMPASLYFAGFTGGVLSLGLVGFIAGPVVVALFVEAANLLAEERRPEQERR from the coding sequence GTGGTCACCATCGAACGGCGGTACGTACTGGCCTTCGTCCTCGTCGCGCTCGGGGTCCTGACGGCGGCCCTGCTGTCGAGCGTGCTGGCGACGGTGTTTTTCGCCATCACGGTCGCGTACGTCCTCTACCCGCTCTCGGAGTGGGTCGCCGACCGGGGGCTCTCGAAGCGGCTGGCGGCGGCCGTGACGACCGTCATCGCCTTCGTCGCCGGCTCGCTGGTCCTCCTCCCGCTGGTGGCCGTGTTGTACCTCCGCCGGCGGGACCTCTTCGAGTTCTTCCGGGCGCTTCCGGAGACACTGATCGTCGCCATCGGCGAGATGAGCTACACCGTCGACATCGCGGCGGCGCTGGCCGGGGCGCGCGCGGTCCTGACGGCCGTCGCCGTCGAGCTGGCGAGCGAGACGCCGATCATCGCGCTGAAGATCGTCCTGTTCACCATCCTCGTCTACGCGCTGCTGTGGCGGCCCACCGCGCCCGGGCAGGCGGTCTACCGGACGGTACCCGCGGCGTACCACGACGTCGTCGAGCGGTTTCACGAACGCCTCCGCGGGACGCTGTTCGCCATCTACGTCCTGCAGGCGGCGACGGCCTTCGGCACCTTCCTCGTGGCGTGGGTGGTGTTCGGGGCGCTTGGCTACCGCGGCGCGTTCGCGCTGGCGGTCGTCGCCGGCGTCCTCCAGTTCATCCCGGTCGTCGGGCCGAGCGTGGTGGTGCTGGCCATCGCCGTCGCCGACCTGGTCGGTGGCGATCCCATCGGGGCCGCGCTCGTCACCGTCTTCGGCTTCGTGCTCGTGGGGTTCCTGCCGGACGCGGTCATCCGGCCGCGCCTGGCCCGCTACACCACGGGGATGCCGGCGAGCCTCTACTTCGCCGGGTTCACCGGCGGGGTGCTCTCGCTCGGGTTGGTGGGGTTCATCGCCGGCCCCGTCGTCGTCGCGCTGTTCGTCGAGGCGGCGAACCTGCTGGCCGAGGAGCGCAGGCCGGAACAGGAGCGGCGCTGA
- a CDS encoding class I SAM-dependent methyltransferase, producing MSVSDEFDDWAARGKDRGMEDRHWHTAKHALARMPVEAGDTVLDLGCGSGYAGRALKETKDAGRVYGIDASPEMAANARSYTDDPDVAYLVGDFEHLPFGTDGVDHCFSMEAFYYADDPHGVLSEVARVLAPGGTFHCAVNYYEENVHSHAWDDLVDVPMTRWSAAEYRRAFREAGLSVAVQDNVPDREVEIPPASEFPTEDWETREAMVERYREYGTLVTVGVAP from the coding sequence ATGAGCGTCAGCGACGAGTTCGACGACTGGGCCGCCCGCGGGAAGGACCGCGGGATGGAGGATCGTCACTGGCACACCGCCAAGCACGCCCTGGCTCGGATGCCCGTCGAGGCCGGCGACACCGTCCTCGACCTCGGGTGTGGCAGCGGCTACGCCGGTCGCGCCCTCAAGGAGACCAAGGACGCGGGCCGCGTCTACGGCATCGACGCCTCCCCGGAGATGGCCGCGAACGCCCGATCGTACACCGACGATCCCGACGTCGCCTACCTCGTCGGCGACTTCGAACACCTCCCCTTCGGGACCGACGGCGTCGACCACTGCTTCTCGATGGAGGCGTTCTACTACGCGGACGACCCCCACGGGGTCCTCTCGGAGGTCGCCCGCGTCCTCGCGCCGGGCGGGACCTTCCACTGCGCCGTGAACTACTACGAGGAGAACGTCCACTCCCACGCGTGGGACGATCTCGTCGACGTGCCGATGACCCGCTGGAGCGCCGCCGAGTACCGCCGGGCCTTCCGCGAGGCGGGCCTCTCGGTCGCCGTCCAGGACAACGTCCCCGACCGCGAGGTGGAGATCCCGCCCGCGAGCGAGTTCCCCACCGAGGACTGGGAGACGCGCGAGGCGATGGTCGAGCGCTACCGGGAGTACGGCACCCTCGTCACGGTCGGCGTCGCGCCCTGA
- the thiE gene encoding thiamine phosphate synthase, which translates to MVDWGVYLVTGESLSAGRTTREVVERAVAGGVGVVQLREKDRSVRERYEMGQALRDLTREAGVAFVVNDRVDLARALDADGVHLGDDDLPVPVARDLLGADAIVGRSVSTVADAEAAERGGADYLGVGAVYATGSKEDIPEDEQGIGPECVAAIADAVSIPVVGIGGITPENAAAVTAAGADGVAVITAITAADDPEAAARALGEAVERGKGDRDG; encoded by the coding sequence ATGGTCGACTGGGGCGTGTATCTGGTGACCGGCGAGTCGCTGTCGGCGGGCCGGACCACCCGCGAGGTGGTCGAGCGGGCCGTCGCCGGCGGCGTCGGCGTCGTGCAGTTGCGGGAGAAAGACCGGTCGGTGCGGGAGCGCTACGAGATGGGGCAGGCGCTCCGCGATCTGACCCGCGAGGCCGGCGTGGCGTTCGTCGTCAACGACCGCGTGGACCTCGCGCGGGCGCTCGACGCCGACGGGGTCCACCTCGGCGACGACGACCTGCCGGTCCCGGTCGCGCGGGACCTGCTGGGCGCGGACGCGATCGTCGGCCGGTCCGTCTCGACGGTCGCCGACGCCGAGGCCGCCGAGAGGGGCGGCGCGGACTACCTCGGCGTCGGTGCCGTCTACGCCACCGGCTCGAAGGAAGACATCCCCGAGGACGAGCAGGGCATCGGCCCAGAGTGCGTGGCCGCCATCGCCGACGCCGTCTCGATCCCGGTCGTCGGGATCGGTGGGATCACCCCCGAGAACGCCGCGGCGGTGACCGCCGCGGGTGCCGACGGCGTCGCGGTCATCACGGCCATCACGGCCGCCGACGACCCCGAGGCCGCGGCGCGAGCGCTCGGTGAGGCCGTCGAGCGGGGCAAGGGCGACCGCGACGGGTGA
- a CDS encoding ribbon-helix-helix protein, CopG family, whose amino-acid sequence MDEAYLDLEEVELELDEDVLAEIDEKAFADHRDNRDAAVRDLLDEWLKARE is encoded by the coding sequence ATGGACGAGGCGTACCTCGACCTCGAGGAGGTCGAACTCGAACTGGACGAGGACGTGCTGGCCGAGATCGACGAGAAGGCGTTCGCGGACCACCGGGACAACCGCGACGCCGCCGTCAGGGACCTGCTGGACGAGTGGCTGAAGGCCCGCGAGTGA
- a CDS encoding sulfurtransferase, whose translation MTDIVAADWVADNRAALRIVDVRDAWEYDGLGHLPDAVSVPFDRFRSESDDSEGMLPGEADWASLLGEAGIAADSEIVAYDDHHGVFAARFLVTAELLGHDPERLHLLDGDFSSWRLDHETSSDAPDVDPTDYTVDPPSATPLVDADAVAAAADDPDAVLVDTREAEEYAEGHIRGAVLLDWRDLVDDESRGVLPREEALDVLADAGIVPEKRVVLYCNTARRISHTYVVLRHLGFEAVDFYEGSLTEWAAQDRPLASGHPEE comes from the coding sequence ATGACCGACATCGTCGCCGCCGACTGGGTCGCCGACAACCGCGCGGCCCTCCGCATCGTCGACGTGCGCGACGCGTGGGAGTACGACGGGCTGGGTCACCTCCCGGACGCCGTCAGCGTCCCGTTCGACCGGTTCCGCTCGGAGAGCGACGACAGCGAGGGGATGCTTCCCGGCGAGGCCGACTGGGCGTCGCTGCTCGGGGAGGCGGGGATCGCGGCCGACAGCGAGATCGTCGCGTACGACGACCACCACGGGGTCTTCGCCGCCCGCTTTCTCGTGACGGCGGAGCTGCTGGGCCACGACCCCGAGCGGCTCCACCTGCTGGACGGGGACTTCTCCAGCTGGCGGCTCGACCACGAGACGAGCAGCGACGCGCCCGACGTGGACCCGACCGACTACACCGTCGATCCCCCGTCGGCCACGCCGCTGGTCGACGCCGACGCCGTCGCCGCGGCCGCCGACGACCCCGACGCCGTCCTGGTCGACACCCGCGAGGCCGAGGAGTACGCCGAGGGCCACATCCGCGGCGCGGTCCTGCTGGACTGGCGTGACCTCGTCGACGACGAGAGCCGCGGCGTGTTGCCCCGCGAGGAGGCCCTCGACGTGCTGGCCGACGCCGGGATCGTCCCCGAGAAGCGCGTGGTGCTGTACTGCAACACCGCCCGCCGGATCAGCCACACCTACGTCGTTCTCCGACATCTCGGGTTCGAGGCCGTCGACTTCTACGAGGGGAGCCTGACCGAGTGGGCGGCCCAGGACCGGCCGCTGGCGAGCGGGCACCCGGAGGAGTAG
- a CDS encoding site-2 protease family protein, translating into MRNYRITTVWGIPIKVNVSLLIFLPVLAWLIGSGQQIELYAGIVGGLAGTELDLARLQAGPTEWLVGSAAAIGLFVSVALHELGHAWAGMRYDLRVESITLWILGGLASFTEMPREWDREFWIAVAGPITSVLVGVVCYAALLAIPSSATVALFVVGWLAVTNVTLAVFNMLPAFPMDGGRVLRALLARSRPYASATRIAARIGTLFALLFAVFGVLSFSPILLLLALFIYAAATGESRTVALSDLLEGLTVGDVARPTQLSIEADASVEELVDRMFADRSPEFAVTRDGEAVGVVTVADFRELSKAQREADTVADLMETDLPRLSADTPAFDALVALSGSRASAALVEGPDGVHVVSREDFSSAMEMRRLVGSGTPF; encoded by the coding sequence GTGCGAAACTACCGTATCACGACCGTCTGGGGCATCCCCATCAAGGTCAACGTCTCCCTACTGATCTTCCTCCCGGTGCTGGCGTGGCTCATCGGCAGCGGCCAGCAGATCGAGCTGTACGCCGGGATCGTCGGCGGCCTCGCCGGCACGGAGCTCGACCTGGCGCGCCTGCAGGCGGGACCGACGGAGTGGCTCGTCGGGAGCGCGGCCGCGATCGGGCTGTTCGTCAGCGTCGCCCTGCACGAACTGGGCCACGCGTGGGCCGGGATGCGCTACGACCTCAGAGTCGAGTCCATCACGCTGTGGATCCTCGGCGGCCTCGCGAGTTTCACGGAGATGCCCCGGGAGTGGGACCGGGAGTTCTGGATCGCCGTCGCCGGCCCGATCACGAGCGTCCTCGTCGGCGTCGTCTGTTACGCCGCGCTGCTTGCCATCCCGTCGTCGGCGACGGTGGCGCTGTTCGTCGTCGGCTGGCTGGCGGTGACGAACGTGACGCTGGCGGTGTTCAACATGCTGCCGGCGTTCCCGATGGACGGCGGGCGCGTCCTGCGGGCGCTGCTGGCCCGCTCGCGGCCCTACGCCAGTGCGACCCGCATCGCCGCCCGCATCGGGACGCTGTTCGCGCTGCTGTTTGCCGTCTTCGGCGTCCTCTCCTTTAGCCCGATCCTCCTCCTGCTCGCGCTGTTCATCTACGCCGCCGCCACGGGCGAGTCCCGGACGGTGGCGCTGTCGGACCTGCTGGAGGGGCTCACCGTCGGCGACGTCGCCCGTCCGACTCAACTGTCCATCGAGGCCGACGCCAGCGTCGAGGAGCTGGTCGACCGGATGTTCGCCGACCGCTCGCCGGAGTTCGCGGTCACCCGCGACGGCGAGGCCGTCGGGGTCGTCACCGTCGCCGACTTCCGCGAACTCTCGAAGGCCCAGCGCGAGGCCGACACCGTCGCGGACCTGATGGAGACGGACCTGCCGCGGCTGTCGGCCGACACCCCCGCGTTCGACGCCCTCGTGGCACTGAGCGGATCCCGAGCCAGCGCCGCGCTGGTCGAGGGACCCGACGGCGTCCACGTCGTCTCCCGCGAGGACTTCTCCTCGGCGATGGAGATGCGGCGGCTCGTCGGCTCCGGGACGCCGTTCTAG
- a CDS encoding DUF2391 domain-containing protein, translating to MSRRARRYKLADTAQQIVGGFLLAGPFVVTAEVWELAVNMTLYHAAAVTAIVFAIGYGALYKADDDRDVDREAEVGGVPVRFVSLMLVAFGSVLTLALVFTAPETFLVDGGMLPDPTPVRVAVTTLKAVAVGAIFSVVGAATADSVF from the coding sequence ATGAGCCGCCGGGCGCGTCGGTACAAACTCGCCGACACCGCACAGCAGATCGTCGGTGGGTTCCTGCTTGCCGGCCCCTTCGTCGTCACCGCCGAGGTGTGGGAACTCGCCGTCAACATGACGCTGTACCACGCCGCCGCCGTCACGGCCATCGTCTTCGCCATCGGCTACGGCGCGCTGTACAAGGCCGACGACGACCGGGACGTGGACCGCGAGGCGGAGGTCGGCGGCGTCCCGGTTCGGTTCGTCTCGCTGATGCTGGTCGCGTTCGGCTCCGTCCTGACGCTGGCGCTCGTGTTCACCGCGCCCGAGACGTTCCTCGTCGACGGCGGGATGCTCCCGGACCCGACCCCGGTGCGGGTCGCGGTCACGACGCTGAAGGCCGTCGCCGTCGGCGCGATCTTCAGCGTCGTCGGCGCTGCCACGGCCGACAGCGTGTTCTGA
- a CDS encoding VOC family protein, which produces MDGTLDHTMLRVADLEGSLDWYQTHLDYEEKDRHEGDGFTIVYLGPEEMHEEGAMLELTHNEGETPEVGDAWGHIAVRVPEGELEAHYEQLMDEGVEDYRDPESCGGRYAFVKDPDGHEVEIVQRDQGATWSLDHTMIRVEDADRALGFWTRKFDYQEVGRWESDTFANYFVEPEDAADEAMSVELTYNYDGRSYDMGDAWGHLCVRLDDLQDDWDLLLKREAEDYRDPESCDDMYAFTKDHDGHEIELLERDPDADSLFPF; this is translated from the coding sequence ATGGACGGCACGCTCGATCACACGATGCTCCGGGTCGCGGACCTGGAGGGGTCGCTCGACTGGTACCAGACGCACCTCGACTACGAGGAGAAGGACCGCCACGAGGGGGACGGCTTCACCATCGTCTACCTCGGCCCCGAGGAGATGCACGAGGAGGGCGCGATGCTGGAGCTGACCCACAACGAGGGCGAGACCCCCGAGGTCGGCGACGCCTGGGGCCACATCGCGGTCCGGGTCCCCGAGGGCGAACTGGAGGCCCACTACGAGCAGCTGATGGACGAGGGCGTCGAGGACTACCGCGACCCCGAGTCCTGTGGCGGCCGCTACGCGTTCGTGAAAGACCCCGACGGCCACGAGGTCGAGATCGTCCAGCGCGACCAGGGCGCGACGTGGTCGCTGGACCACACGATGATCCGCGTCGAGGACGCCGACCGGGCGCTTGGCTTCTGGACCAGGAAGTTCGACTACCAGGAGGTCGGCCGCTGGGAGTCCGACACCTTCGCGAACTACTTCGTCGAGCCCGAAGACGCCGCCGACGAGGCGATGTCCGTCGAGCTCACCTACAACTACGACGGCCGGAGCTACGACATGGGCGACGCCTGGGGCCACCTCTGTGTCCGGCTGGACGACCTCCAGGACGACTGGGACCTGCTGCTGAAACGCGAGGCCGAGGACTACCGCGACCCCGAGTCCTGTGACGACATGTACGCCTTCACCAAGGACCACGACGGCCACGAGATCGAGCTGCTGGAGCGGGACCCCGACGCCGACTCGCTGTTCCCGTTCTGA